One window of Sphingobium sp. HWE2-09 genomic DNA carries:
- a CDS encoding Rossmann-like and DUF2520 domain-containing protein — MDSPPLYCRIGIIGAGRVASAMAYALYRHSAAPLLVWGRDPVRREALVATVAHSSATPDLATLAATCDLILIAVSDDVIAAMATDLATLLPDDAAPLILHVSGRSGATILAPLAQRGALTAAVHPAMTFTGDATQEVARMVGAPFVITAPTPPAIAAAHAFVALLGGVAEEVAEAQRPLYHAALCHAANHLVTLIAGACDALAAAGVANPPALLGPLVHAALNNSLDRGMAALSGPLIRGDGDTIRNHLAALSADCPQLLQPYRAMATATLDALERSGQQTSTELRQDLA, encoded by the coding sequence ATGGACAGCCCCCCTCTCTATTGCCGGATCGGCATCATCGGCGCCGGCCGTGTCGCCAGCGCCATGGCGTACGCGCTGTACCGCCATTCGGCCGCTCCGCTGCTGGTGTGGGGACGCGATCCTGTTAGGCGGGAGGCACTGGTTGCGACCGTCGCCCACAGCAGCGCCACCCCTGACCTGGCGACCCTCGCCGCAACCTGTGACCTGATCCTGATCGCGGTGTCGGATGACGTCATCGCCGCCATGGCGACGGACCTCGCCACCCTTTTGCCCGATGATGCCGCTCCCCTCATCCTCCATGTGAGCGGCCGCAGCGGCGCGACGATCCTCGCGCCGTTGGCGCAACGCGGCGCGCTGACGGCGGCGGTGCATCCCGCCATGACCTTCACCGGCGACGCCACGCAGGAAGTCGCCCGCATGGTCGGCGCGCCCTTCGTCATCACCGCCCCAACTCCTCCCGCGATCGCCGCCGCTCACGCCTTCGTCGCGCTGCTCGGCGGCGTGGCGGAGGAGGTGGCGGAGGCACAGCGCCCGCTCTATCACGCCGCCCTGTGCCACGCGGCCAATCATCTGGTGACGCTGATCGCAGGCGCGTGCGATGCGCTGGCGGCGGCAGGGGTGGCCAATCCACCCGCCTTGCTCGGCCCGCTGGTGCACGCTGCGCTAAACAACAGCCTGGATCGGGGCATGGCGGCCTTGTCCGGCCCGCTCATCCGGGGCGACGGCGACACCATCCGCAACCATCTGGCCGCCCTCTCGGCCGATTGCCCGCAGCTGCTGCAACCCTATCGCGCCATGGCGACCGCCACGCTCGACGCACTGGAACGATCGGGCCAACAGACCTCTACCGAACTCAGGCAGGATCTGGCCTGA